One part of the Glycine soja cultivar W05 chromosome 11, ASM419377v2, whole genome shotgun sequence genome encodes these proteins:
- the LOC114375828 gene encoding protein JINGUBANG-like: MDDSAKSPDPTASFAFRSTSTTPPQSNLLRSHSTKETPFTNLIHSPPRLSCPTLSRSLQNSPLHHRRQFSPPPSPPSPTKLSDSDPQTTYHCASSVLRNDGQILSISLSSNGLVYTGSDSNLVRVWKLPEFTECGQLRTKACRVVALQVSNDTVYAAYGDGKIRVWRRTWDKVLKHVRLATIPKTLGYVRSYIAGKDKTMHKGLITSMVINTAEDILYTASLDKTVKVWRISDMKCIETIKAHTEPINAIIVADDGVLYTASDDATVRVWRRNFCSHDQPHSLTVTLHAKYSPVKALTLTPDAGILYGGCTDGYIHYWHKGWFAGQLQYGGSIQGHTHAVLCLASVAKYVVSGSADSTSRVWAREQDGQHTCLAVLVGHRGPIRCVTAFLGGRLLEDNEDSCCTICTGSLDGVFKLWRLTHNNHCSSPPGAKYFDLCKGLS; encoded by the exons ATGGACGACTCCGCCAAGTCACCTGATCCCACCGCATCCTTTGCTTTTAGATCCACAAGCACAACACCACCTCAGAGCAACTTGTTGAGAAGCCATTCTACTAAAGAAACCCCTTTCACAAACTTGATTCACTCCCCACCACGCCTCTCTTGTCCCACTCTTTCTCGCAGCCTCCAAAACTCTCCTCTTCACCACCGTCGTCAGTTCTCACCCCCTCCCTCTCCTCCTTCTCCCACAAAACTCTCTGATTCTGACCCTCAAACCACTTACCACTGTGCCTCTTCTGTCCTCAGAAACGATGGCCAAATCCTCTCCATTTCCCTCTCATCAAATGGCTTGGTCTACACTGGCTCTGACTCCAACCTTGTGAGGGTGTGGAAGCTCCCTGAGTTCACTGAATGTGGACAACTCAGGACCAAGGCTTGCAGGGTGGTGGCTCTCCAAGTGTCCAATGACACGGTTTATGCAGCATATGGTGATGGCAAAATAAGGGTGTGGAGAAGAACTTGGGATAAGGTGTTGAAGCATGTTCGGTTGGCTACCATCCCAAAGACACTAGGCTATGTCCGCAGCTACATCGCCGGCAAAGACAAGACA ATGCACAAGGGGCTAATAACGTCAATGGTAATCAACACAGCGGAGGACATTCTATACACAGCTTCACTCGACAAAACGGTGAAAGTGTGGAGAATCTCAGACATGAAGTGCATAGAGACCATCAAGGCACACACTGAGCCAATCAACGCCATAATCGTGGCTGATGATGGGGTCCTCTACACAGCCTCAGATGATGCCACGGTGAGAGTTTGGCGTAGAAATTTTTGCAGCCATGACCAGCCTCATTCTCTCACAGTAACATTACACGCCAAGTACTCCCCAGTGAAGGCCTTAACACTAACCCCAGATGCTGGAATTCTGTACGGTGGATGCACTGATGGCTACATACACTACTGGCACAAGGGTTGGTTTGCGGGGCAGTTACAATACGGTGGCTCAATCCAAGGGCACACGCATGCAGTGTTGTGTCTGGCAAGTGTGGCCAAATATGTAGTGAGTGGCTCGGCTGACTCAACGAGCAGGGTTTGGGCTAGAGAACAAGATGGTCAACACACGTGTCTGGCAGTTCTAGTGGGCCATAGAGGGCCAATCAGGTGTGTGACAGCATTCTTAGGAGGGAGATTACTGGAAGATAATGAAGATAGTTGCTGCACCATTTGCACTGGGAGCCTTGATGGGGTCTTCAAGCTTTGGCGTCTCACTCATAACAATCACTGCTCATCCCCACCTGGGGCCAAGTACTTTGATCTCTGCAAGGGACTTTCATGA